A genome region from Oceanidesulfovibrio indonesiensis includes the following:
- a CDS encoding nitroreductase family protein, translating to MSRIEIDYDKCVKDRFCIRACPYKLFADSGDGSPVLVENAEDLCIDCGHCLAVCPFGAIALNGVHQEELPDRAPSLDPSPESVEQLFTFRRSIRAYKKTPVERELLVKLAEIARFAPSAVNNQPVHWIMVDSKDVLTQIVSHTAAFMREQGVLPRLAEALDNGMDLILRDAPALAVAHAPSSALSPQVDCVIAATTMELAAASHGLGACWAGLLMRSANDCAPIRELLRLPEDHNAYAALMLGYPKLQYAKRPPRTPARITWI from the coding sequence ATGAGCCGCATCGAAATCGATTATGACAAATGCGTGAAGGACCGCTTCTGCATCCGCGCGTGCCCGTACAAACTGTTTGCGGATTCCGGCGACGGCTCCCCGGTGCTGGTGGAGAACGCGGAGGACCTCTGCATCGACTGCGGACACTGCCTGGCGGTGTGCCCATTCGGGGCCATCGCGCTGAATGGGGTGCACCAGGAGGAGCTGCCGGACCGGGCGCCGTCGCTTGATCCTTCGCCCGAATCCGTGGAACAGCTCTTCACCTTCCGCCGTTCCATCCGCGCGTACAAGAAGACGCCAGTGGAGCGGGAGCTTCTGGTTAAGCTGGCGGAGATCGCGCGGTTTGCTCCCTCGGCCGTGAACAATCAACCCGTGCACTGGATCATGGTGGATTCCAAAGATGTTCTGACGCAGATCGTCTCTCACACGGCGGCGTTCATGCGCGAGCAGGGCGTGCTGCCCCGGCTGGCCGAGGCGCTGGATAACGGTATGGATCTGATCCTGCGCGATGCGCCGGCTCTGGCTGTGGCCCACGCCCCGAGCTCCGCCCTGAGTCCGCAGGTGGATTGCGTGATTGCCGCGACAACCATGGAGCTGGCCGCGGCGAGCCACGGCCTTGGCGCGTGCTGGGCCGGCCTGTTGATGCGTTCCGCCAACGATTGCGCGCCCATCCGCGAGTTGCTGCGTCTGCCCGAAGACCACAACGCGTACGCTGCGCTCATGCTGGGCTATCCCAAGCTCCAGTATGCCAAACGGCCGCCCCGCACGCCGGCGCGGATTACCTGGATTTGA